The sequence below is a genomic window from Acanthochromis polyacanthus isolate Apoly-LR-REF ecotype Palm Island chromosome 14, KAUST_Apoly_ChrSc, whole genome shotgun sequence.
cagcagacagcagcagaacctACACTATGATTCAAAAGTTTgtgatcacttagaaatgtccttatttttgaaagaaaagcagtttttttcaataaagaaacattaatcataaataaagtccagacattgttaatgtgacaaatgactattctatctgcaaatggctgatttttaatggaatatctccatagaggtacagaagaacatttccagcagccatcactcctgtgttctaatgctacattgtgttagctaatggtgttgaaaggctcattgatgattagaaaccctttgtgcagttatgttagcacatgaattaaagtgtgagtcTGGATGACCCTAAACTTTAGAACGGTAGTGCACGTGGATATGTGTAACATTCATCCCAGTGGCAATTGCAATCTTCATCAACTTACAGCAGAGTACTGGAAGAGAGTACAACATTCTGTAATCAAAAGCTCCTTCAGGCATGCACTGTTTTCTGTTAATTGACAGCATCTGCATTTGTCAGCTTCATGTGTAAATAAACAACATGACAGAAGTGAAGCAAAGTTGTGTGAAGCAATATGGGAAAGGCCTTTTCtgcatttcagcaccaatacagacatgaaaacatcacagaaagaaaaaactgtgcgtttaaaatcacaaaacattAACTTTGTCCTTCAGGTCAACATCTATTGCAAACTGACCAGTCCATGAAAATAAAGCTCTGTAACAGGTCAGATTAGCGAGACTCGCCTAAAATGAATGTAATCAAGGTTTTAAGTATCAGGAGCTGATGTTTAGTTtattgcttccagctgtttgtaggagttttTAAAGGAGTTTAGTAAATATCTGCAGCTTCAGATGACAGTAGAATCCATATGTGGATTTGATACATTCATGTAAAACAGCAATGACTTCATTAATTACTAATAATGCTAGATGATCcatgacatggagacaggatggatcaGAATCAAACAGCAGGTCACACTGTGAACCtttcttcacctcagacaggtgagTTGTCACACAGAGTAACAGTTTATTAACTGCAGCTAAAACATTTGTTTCTTAGCGGCCGTCCTTGGTCCTGAGCTTGATCACAgctgttatttttgtttcactGCTGGAAAAGTAGCAGCTAGACTGTAAtcacacatggacagaattttAGTGTTTgggaaatcataaataaatatggaTATTAGGTATTTAGACAGTTTAATTATCTTGCTATTAgcttaatttagttttttgtgtgattttgataATAGTCTGTCCAATATTGCACGTAAAGGCAAATATAATGCAGTATGTTGACTCTTTTTCATCACTGTGATGTCTGAATGCAGTTGTGTAAAAGTAAGTTGTGTCTTTAATGACAGAATGCTGCCACTTTAACAGAATGACAAACACTGTTGTATATTTCGTGTGTGAGCAGAGTTATAATGTCTGGCCAGAGCTGAAATGTGGTTCTGCTTTAATGCGTCATGTTTGTTCAAGTCATCTTGGCTGGATTCACACCATctcatgtaaacacacacatcaaaaaGCATCTGTGTTCTCGAAACTTTTCTCCCCTGAAGCACCAACTTTCCACTAAAATGGATTGTGTTAGTTGAACCATAACTGCcaattttttcaaaaagaagaaaacaaactaacaGATTATTCACACACATCCCATCCCCTGTGGCTTTACTCATCTCCAGCAGGATGGAATCACAGACGCCAGTTAGCCAATGCAACATGTTCTTTAATGGAGGAACTTGTGCTGACGGTGTGGTTGTGTTTGTGACCTTAGGTAGTTGTCACGTCCAGTTGTGCGTCTACGTTGAGGTGGCAGTTGTTGGGTCGGTGTTGCTGGACGGAAAGCTGAACACGTTCTGCAGAAGGGCGGTgtagttgacatttttcaccgtAGCTCTGCTGGCGTCAAACCCCACGTTCAcgcaaaactgaaaacaacaggaaCACACACGTCACTACACAACTCTGACAACATTCACATATTTACTTAGTGCTCCTTCTATTTCCACCTTGACTTCACTACTTATTGTTCTCTTTTTAATATTGCACCTTATTTGTGATAAATCACTTCTGTATCATTCTTGTATTACGATCTGAGCACTGAAAGTGTAAGAACCCACCTGAAATGCAAGGAATTACGGCCTAAAGATACttgaaaaatgcatcaaaatttGCGCACACatctagcctagctgcgctagacaacccacggcaacgaatttaattctctgccagggtgggtctagttaccctccataaggctcgaggttggatgctcctaaaactggccagacaAATCATCATGAAgcgtagagtcagaaggcgggcgtaactaagtgacgacagaggcgtgacgattctgacagaaacaaccagcgcacaataaacagttatctttcgactcggctttggacacagcccttaaagatttgaagctaaaattcaacttgaaagataaacaaaggacggcactgaagtgtttcattgagaagaaagacgtatttggacttatgccgacgggatatggcaaatccttaatataccagttggctccgctggtcgggaagctaatgggacttagccacaatcaggcgctctaggaactacgtcagcctattcgttgcgctgattggttgtatacctacccaattgctgcagagtgatttgaaagacaaccttttagcccgcctccctccctgtcgagcggtcctagacccttgcgtcttcagaacatgggtctagcgcggctaggctaacacaCATCTGAACTGGTGAAACATTTGATATTTTGTGGTTCTTGTACATGTGTGTGGTAAAATGGCTCAACGGCCCCctgaaatatttgtaaaaatgggCCCccgcagcacgtttcacctacatctaCAAAATTTGGTaagcatatgtagcacatcagggcccacaaaaaaaaacatcttgctGGATCATCTTTGGTAACTTTCAAGAGCGAGCCCCTCATCGGCATTAAGTCCAAGAGATCTCATATTTGGGCAGTATATTCCACAGGCCTTAGTGGTCAAAACTTTTCAAAACCTTCTGcaaaagtcaaagggtgtggccatggcagaccccagaattttgatgtttcgctatgaaacaggaagtgctgtctaactacactgtacatgctccaatctgcctcaaactttacgtgtttgatcagagtccagccttGATGATATCCATATGATATCCATTCTCAGAGGAAAGAGTCCTAAACACCTGGAAATAACAAAGTAAACTAAAACTTGATTACCTTCATTATTGGTGAGTCTCAATATACTGACCTGTTATGGACTCTTCATTGTAGTATAATTGTACTTTACTACAATGTTTgtcagtttgtattttttatgttttggcaGAAAATTGTATCACTTTGTactgaaatgtggaaatatattcCCCAAACCTCTTTCATCAACTCAAAATACTGTTGCTTGCGTGTGTCCGTCAATTAATGTGACAGCATGTAGCTCAGGTTTGTACTGTGTTGGAAGTGAATCTTAAAAGATTCCTGTTGTAACTTCTACACAAAGATGGGCAGCGTGTTAATTCAGATATGAAGCCGATGTGCTCAGATATCCTCAGATTAAAAATGGCTAATGATACACAAGGTGCAGTGGCTGTTCTCAGTCTTTTTCACAGTTTACTTTCAAGCTGCTTCAGATCAGAGGACAGAGTAGTTGAGCCGAGACTGAGCAACTAGCTTTGACTTAGAACCCGGCGAGACATACAGCAGGTGGAGACCGTGGCAAAGGAAGATTAGGCAAGGACTGTATCGACGTACACACTGTCaatcccaacacacacacagatcctGTCCACACAAAACTCCCTTTGTTGTCACATAGGTCGTATATCTGTtttgttcacctgtttctgcTTAGATCTGGCTGTGGCCAATCATGGCAAATCAGAATTACACAGAGAAGATACAAACGCAAGAAAGACGAACAAAGAAGCTGCTTCCCTCCTTTTCGACCACCTCTGTGCGAGCGTGTCACCGTCTCTACAATAAATTGTCCTCTAATCCATTTGACTGCTCCTTCCCACTCACTTGATTCTGCCTTTGGCTCACTTATCCCCTGAGTCATCACAGGTAGGATTAAAATGTAGATTGATTTTCACTTACGCCTATTTAAAAATCTGTGCACACACTGTGAAAATCACTTGCTCTCTCTTTCTGATTGACTCCCACTAAAAGTAAGTTTATTCcccctcctttttctctctaaaCCTGAccagttttgtgtgtattgCTCTCATTCCTCTGTCTTACCTTTAAGACGTCACAGGGCATCACTGGTGGAGCAGGATTCTCTATCCAGTTAATACCAGCAAGGAAGGCATTATAGTCAATCTCATCTCCATCTGCAAACCTACAACAGACATGGATGCAGGACAGAAACAGTTACCATAACTCCAAATCAAgattaaagagcccatattgaGCTCAGTCACAAAcccataaatatatttttgtggtCTACTAGAACATGTCTACAGCTTTATTgttcaaaaaacttttttttttctcacacgCTATACATTACTGTAGCACCTCTTTAGCTTCTGTCTCTTTGACAGTGAAACAGGTGAGTAAGGCAACGTCTTTAACTATCAACTAATCATCAATTAAGTTCCCCAGTTGATTaatgcaattatttttttcctattaATCCAAAATTATTCTAATAAGGTATTACATGTACATCTAAAACTGTCCTAATTTGCAACAAATctcaacattttcaaatttttgggGCGCATTCGGCTATATCTTTATGAAGATTTCTCTTTTTATCACCTCATAAATCAGAAATTACTGTACACAGTGTTTGCCACTGCTTTATGATTAACATGTTCTACAAATCAGACTATGACTGATCTACGTACAAACCTCTTTGTGTGTTAGCAAGTGGTACTAAAGTGGACATTTCTGGCTCCAGTTTGAGGAAAAAATTATTGTGAAAACAGCCTTTAGCGATATGTATTACAGTTGAAATCTGTAGACACAAATAGACAAAGTGTAGTAATATAAGCAATGCAAGGTGTATTTTGGATGCTTTCTTTCCATGAGTCTGAAAGAAGACATGTAATGGAATGAGCAAAATATCCTCAATATTGTgaatacatgaaaaaaataagtttttgtCTGTAGCGTCTTGAGTTAAGGTTTTGCTCCCGAAAAACCTAGAGAGTTATGGTTGGTCAGCTGGCCCAACAAACGTGGGTAATGCTGGTTATCTACACTAACTTCTTATAGATGAATAGAGGGATGTagctcctgcagcagcagctttcacGGGGAAAAATAATGTCAGACTTTGAGGCAGCTGCTCATTCTTTGTTTGAGGGTCAGACTAGCTGCTAGAGGGGCATAATGCAAATATGTTACACGATGATGTAGACAGGTAAAGGAAGACAAGCCTGTACTTCAAATGAGGCATTTCAGACAGGTAAGGAGAAGTGTTTTCTTGGCAGGACTTTGTTTGGTGTGGACTTGGGGCTTTTatgcacaaaaaagcagctgtgtaacactgaaggaaaaagagagaaacctaaaaagcagaatatgggctctttaaatgAAGCTATTATGCACTACATCTAATGTATCATTTTTAATGGTATTTAGTCTGAATGATGGTTAAGAATTTTTTCAGCTATGCCAAGAATAATTCTGGGCATAGAGTTGCCGCTATACTTTACAATCAGTGAAAATGAATCATTCAGAGCCTTCCTGAAACTGTTGTGGGACCTGAAGTGTGCGGTGATTAGTGGGCTCTTACTTGCTGAGCAGACCTCCGAGCAGGTTCTCTGGCAGGGGGAGCTGGAAGGCTTTACAAACGGTCCTTGTCTCTTTGGTAGGGAGGCGGCCAGCACTAGAGACAAAgaggagcagaaaaacacaggcttaagaagaaaaaaaaacaaaacctcagTTTGCAAACTCCGGTGTGGACTCACGCTGGCCGCATGCCTGTTTGTGGTGAGATATCTGAATACAgctcaaagaagaaaaaaacaagctgtttgAAGGCCAATGCATGACATCATAGAAAATGTGCCACCAGCAGCAACATGAGCCGgcctttgttgtctttttaaaaaaactaccaTTCCTATTCAGATAAACACGGAGCCATTATTTATGGAAAAAGTGTCTCTAACTGATATTGTAtacagacagtgtgtgtgtgtgtgtgtgtgtgtgtgtgtgtgtgtgtgtgacacagaGGATGCTTGTCCTCTAAGACCACAGTTGTTTTCCACTGTGATGCCAGACAGTCCAGAGGCTCATTCTTGTCATGCCATCTTCATTACAGGGACGCTGATGAACAATCTGACGCTAACTGAGGGTGTCAACAGAGTCGTACACAGGGACAGGTCAGCTTAGAGTTATCCATTTCAGCTAAAGGTGGGTTAAAGGTCTTGTCCTGTGGATGAGGAGCTGTAGGCGCTTCAAACATGTGACTTTATTCACAAAAAGTagaacagagagacacacagacagaggcagacacagtgtgggtgtgtgtgtgaactgcAGAGCTGCATGCCATACAGGTCTTCAGGGTCCATCTGGTTCCAATGCTCCACTCTCGCATTGCTGGAACTAATCGCTGCTCTGAGATATGGGGCCACTGGCTGCACGATTGATGTCTTGTTGTGACGCTATCggcctgtctgtttgtgtgtgtgggtgtgtgtgtgtgtgtccgtgtgtccgtgtgtgtggtacagtatgtgtgtctgGCGCTCACTTGTGTCGATCGCGGTGTGTGAATGCTTTGGCCATGTCGGGGATCTCCTCAAAGTGCTTCTTTCTGAGGAAGTCCTGGGCTACGGCCAGCATCAGGCCCGCGTCCACGTCGGGCTGCGTGCGTTCGGAGAAACGTCggcacagaaccagaacctcatGCTCCGACAGACCGCAGTCCAGATCCATCAGCAGGTTCCTGCAGACACGCACACAAATGATGAGACATAAGTTAACCGCATCTCGTACAACTTTGAAGAATTTGCCTGctattcttgttttatttacacTCTTCAAACCTGACAGAAACTGCTCAGTCTTATTTGCTTCCTGACAAGGATGTTGGCTTTTACAAGCACTGTAGTGTCCAAGTCGACAACATTTACACAAAGTTGACACAAAGGCAAAGAAATTGTCATTATGGCTGCATTTTGTGACAAAAAGTGGGGTGTCAACATTAGTTTATGAGTCATAGCTCAACAACCAACTAACTCATCTGTGTTCTATTCCTCTGTAGTTCTTGTGCTGAATCACCAGTtgacatattttcagaaatcatatgaATATCAGCAGCTAGTCTGCTCCCAGTCTGTTTGATCATTTGAGTGTAAAACAACCAGGTTCAAATGATTTATTATGCTGAAAATAGTAGCTGTTTATGTAGATTTAGAATTCATTTCGGCTAATAAGGCAATCAGTGCATTGCGATTAGTTCAGCTAATCTACAGATAGCAATTTAGTTTAGTTTCCATTTCATCAACTTGTTTGAAAAGCGgataaaatttaaattgacCAAGATTTTCTTTGGCCGTGGACAGCTGCTATTAAGGCTCCCTGCCACCTATTTCATTACTTCCTTCTGGTTGTGCACATGTTGATAATGATCATGATACTGCAATTACACTTCATGATCAGATCCTAAATACTCACAGTAGATCTGAGTTTTGTTCCAGCTGAGTAGGCTCTGATCATTTATTTCAGTATGTATTATTGTGAGGTGAGGAGTGAACTGTTTTTGCTGTGTTACTGTACCTGAATGACTCATACGCGATGAAGCCAGTGCTGGTGGGATCACTGAGAGCCACAAACTTCCTgatctcactctgcttctcCTCTGGAACAGACCGTAGCTTGCTGAAGATGCTGCCCATATTGGCTTTGGGAAACTTTCGataataacacacaaacacgcactcTTTAATCACATGTAGCATTCCAAAGGAAAATATGACTGTTTCACAACTCTGTGCCAAAACCGCGACTGAAAACAAGCCTGTGATACCACAACCTTAGGAAACAAACATTCCTCCCTCAGTTCCCCTCCTACCTCCTCGGCATGCTTCTCCATGTAGTTGAAGGTGTATTCATCAGCAGCTTCAAGCTGGAAGTTTTTACCGTTGATGCAGAGGATAGCTCCAACGTGCAGATCCTGAGCTGTGAAGTACTCAGACAGCTCCTGGCCTGGCTTCTTCACTCGACCTCGCTCCAGAAACTTGCCACCGAGCACACCTAGAGCAGGAGGtaagaaaatgtgtaatttcaCTGAAAATTAACTTTATTGATCGTATCTTAGTCCTTGGTccacattttaaatgcagtaCTTCTATTTTTACAGCATGTTGGCAAAAGTCTTGTTGCTCAGTTGAGTTAAAGTTCTCCTCATATAattttgttttacatcattttaaacGGTTGGGTATCATTTTGCAGCCATGCTGAAAAGTGCCTGAACCAATGGTTTCGCAGTCATCTGGCACCGTTAAAAACTACCATTAAATATTGATTTGCATCAGTGGAAATGTAGGTCTAAGAACTCAGCATCATCTGTTTCAACGGTTTTCAAAAGATTCTGGAGCTGGAAACTCAATCTGACAAAGTTAATGTTTAACATGAGAGTCATAGATTTGTATCTGGGGTCCTGGGAGTGGCTCAGTGCAGCTGTGCTCCAGACGTTTTTACCTGAGTTCCTCTGTGGAGGTTCAAACACACTGATGGAGTCATCGCACAGGTAGAAGGAGATGATGAACACCCGCTCTCTGTCAACTGCATCACTGGTCACCATCTTGGCTCGGAAATTCAGCACATTACTCTCTCCGCCACAACTGCAGGAACACATGAACACGACTAGAGCTGGAGGCCACCGCtaacacacacgaacacacaaaTATTTCAGTGTGTAATTTGATTGTGACTGTTACTACAACTCATCCAACCTGTCCTTTTCCATAAATTTGTTGAAATCTTTCCGTGGGGGCCTGAGCAGCAGGCCCTGGCAGGAGCTCAGCGAGTCCTCCTCTGAGCCAAAGCCGTTGTAGGGGGGCACAAGCCTAGGGGGCTTCTGGGGAATCGGGTCTAGGGAAGCTTTGTACTGCACTGGGGTGAAGTCCTCTGAGAGGaaggagcagaaaaagaaaagaaaaaagacttaaaagaagaaagaaacctaGGAGGAGAGCTAAAATGATCAGAAGGAGGCAGGTAATCCACCCCTGAGCTGACCTCTGACTGCTCAGAGTCAGACAGGACCCTCTATCACTGCGGCCTGTCAGCGGGGCTCCGCCTGTTTTATACTGTGACTAATGCAGCAAAACCCCCAGAACTTGGCCAGGGTGGCAGACACATCCAGGACCAGCTTGGGTTTCTCCGGCTGGGGACCGCTGAGCCTCCTTCGGCCCCCAGTGCTGGTAGCTGTCCATGTATAGAGGCATACCAACACTGGAAGTCTGAATATCTGATGTCATTGGTTTAATATTCATAAACCAAGCAGTGATGAAGAGAACACAGAATACTTCACCTGTACTAAGTCTATACATAAAAATACTTCATCCACCCAGCAAAGGTGTCACTGATGTAAGGAATCAGTTTTATAGGAAGGGAACAGCTCTCAGTCATGTTTGCTCTTACTGCCCCCAAGTGTTCAGAATAATGCAATGCAACAGATAAATGAAGCTCAATGggtgaaatgtaaaatgaaagaaaactgccACTGGAaaacgtagtggttagcactttcgccttgcagcaagaagatccccggttcaaatcccggcctgggcctgggatctttctgc
It includes:
- the efhc2 gene encoding EF-hand domain-containing family member C2, with the protein product MALPFLPGYSPKSRLGKERFHKSQHFNYNNGVPLLVGSEKPGIGGEPLVGQKIKPKHSVYPKEQGSSMPSWVALDKKTLCFDAYFQENVTNAQNETYRIRKCKIYFYLEDDTIQVVEPEFKNCGIPQGTLICRHRIPLPPPNADQFYNVYHFNLNQQMVLYSRTFTLTSCDPFTRNFLTRLGVILNEPAPVPEDPYSSQREQLEKNMNPLRPYERRDTLKQFLDNDRKVLRFYCLWDDTENIFGDPHELVLHYFLADDTIEIQEVFYPNSGRDALPKFVRRGKLPKRPPAQMKQPGEITERTVLNVFASKNQGERYMLDSLKTGAVHEEFYKDHDLVIGGEVNVWGRRVIITDCDDFTKDYYRSKYGIEDFTPVQYKASLDPIPQKPPRLVPPYNGFGSEEDSLSSCQGLLLRPPRKDFNKFMEKDSCGGESNVLNFRAKMVTSDAVDRERVFIISFYLCDDSISVFEPPQRNSGVLGGKFLERGRVKKPGQELSEYFTAQDLHVGAILCINGKNFQLEAADEYTFNYMEKHAEEFPKANMGSIFSKLRSVPEEKQSEIRKFVALSDPTSTGFIAYESFRNLLMDLDCGLSEHEVLVLCRRFSERTQPDVDAGLMLAVAQDFLRKKHFEEIPDMAKAFTHRDRHNAGRLPTKETRTVCKAFQLPLPENLLGGLLSKFADGDEIDYNAFLAGINWIENPAPPVMPCDVLKFCVNVGFDASRATVKNVNYTALLQNVFSFPSSNTDPTTATST